The following DNA comes from Peribacillus sp. FSL E2-0218.
TTCACTGAAAAGTCTTGGTCCTGTAACATATTCACTGCACGATTGGCAGCATTCAAACCCGCAGAGTCCGAATCGTAGCAGATAAGTATCTGATCGGTATTCCTTTTAAGCAGTTGGATATGCTGCTCCGTCAGGGCAGTACCCATTGTTGCGACCGAATTCTCCACCCCTGCACGCACAGCTGAAATGCAATCGGCGAAGCCCTCAAAGATAACAACTTGTTCTTTCTTTCGTATATGTGGTCTTGCTTGATGAAAATTATATAAAGTTTTACTTTTATTAAAGATTGGCGTTTCGGGACTATTCAAATATTTGGGCTCATCGTCCCCCATCGCTCTCCCTGAAAACGCAATCGTATTTCCTTGATGATCCATAATTGGAAACATGACTCTATTTCTGAAACGGTCAAAATATGACTCGTCTTTTTCCCTGAAAATAATAAGCCCTGCCTGCTCCATATATTCCGCCGGAAATCCACGTTTCAAAAGAAACTTGGACACGAAATCCCATGAATCCAGCGAGTAGCCGATTTGGAACTTTTCTATCGTCTCTTCGGTAAAACCCCGCTTAAGCAAGTATTCGAGGGCTTCCTGCCCCTCATTCGTGTTAACGAGGAGATGATGATAGAACTTCCGCAGCAGGTCATGGGCTTCAACCATTTGCTGCGAGCCGGCAGGCATGTTGGAACGTTTGGAATCCTTATTAACTTCAACATCCAAAGGAACATTTCCTTTTTCGGCTAAAGCTTTTGCCGATTCCACAAAATTATAGCCTTCTATGTCCATCAAGAAGGTGAAAATGTTTCCGCCCGCCCCGCATCCGAAACAGTGAAAGATTTGTTTATCCGGTGAAACGGAAAACGAGGGCGAGTTTTCACCATGGAAAGGACAAAGGCCAAAGTAATTGCGCCCTTGCTTCTTCAGCTGGACATACTCCCCAATTAGATCAACAATGTCCACAGCTTCGCGAATTTGGTTAATTTTCTCATCTTCTATACGGCCATTTATCATTTTTCCACCTTGCCATATCGGTGATAGTTTCTAATTCGATACGGATTCCTAATTCCCTGCAAAGTTCGACAAAGTTTTCAAAAGTTTATTTGTAAAGCTAAGGCGATCTTCCTTCGTGAATGGTTTCGGCCCTTTCGTATGCTTACCTTGCCTGCGCAGCTTAGCCGACTGATACCGCATATCCAGGAGCATGAAAATATTCTCGTCCGTGTATTCCTTTCCCCTTGGAGAAAGAACGTAAACACCTTTAGGAAGCAGGGTCCCGGCCAATCCGATATCGGCAGTAACGACAATATCACCCTTTTTTACTGAGTTTACTATATAAAGATCCGCGGCTTCCTTGTCTGCATCGACATATACCCATTTCCCTTCAGGGTCATTCATCATATTCTTATATGATGCAACAAAACAGACATCAATATCGTGCAAACGGGCACAATGGAGGATCTCGTCTTTCACCGGGCATGCATCGGCATCGACATGTATCGTAGGTTTATCATTCATACCTTTTAATTCTACATCTTTCTGCAT
Coding sequences within:
- a CDS encoding YaiI/YqxD family protein, which translates into the protein MNDKPTIHVDADACPVKDEILHCARLHDIDVCFVASYKNMMNDPEGKWVYVDADKEAADLYIVNSVKKGDIVVTADIGLAGTLLPKGVYVLSPRGKEYTDENIFMLLDMRYQSAKLRRQGKHTKGPKPFTKEDRLSFTNKLLKTLSNFAGN
- the dnaG gene encoding DNA primase, whose amino-acid sequence is MNGRIEDEKINQIREAVDIVDLIGEYVQLKKQGRNYFGLCPFHGENSPSFSVSPDKQIFHCFGCGAGGNIFTFLMDIEGYNFVESAKALAEKGNVPLDVEVNKDSKRSNMPAGSQQMVEAHDLLRKFYHHLLVNTNEGQEALEYLLKRGFTEETIEKFQIGYSLDSWDFVSKFLLKRGFPAEYMEQAGLIIFREKDESYFDRFRNRVMFPIMDHQGNTIAFSGRAMGDDEPKYLNSPETPIFNKSKTLYNFHQARPHIRKKEQVVIFEGFADCISAVRAGVENSVATMGTALTEQHIQLLKRNTDQILICYDSDSAGLNAANRAVNMLQDQDFSVKVALMPDNLDPDDYIKEFGEKSFVSEVIGASLTYMAFKMHYLRRGKNVNNEGDRIQYIEEVLKEISRLPNAVERDHYLRQISSEFSLSLDALEQQQRQVFFTERKKGTLPQPAAQKKMALQYEHKLKPAHHNAETKLIAHMLKSRDMSFKIQQLLGQTSFHVDEHQAIITYLYAFYEDGHEPDTSFFLTYLPDPNLRRIVSEIEMMSVNEEVTDKELTDCINQVLKYEKLLKIKEKQVEEKDAVRRSDYVTAAQIAMEIIKLRKML